In Fusobacterium sp. JB019, one DNA window encodes the following:
- a CDS encoding glutamine synthetase III, translating to TSSFPNGGLRSTFEARGYTAWDLSSPMFLRGPEKAKTLFIPTAFVGYNGETLDKKVPLLRSINTISHEALRLKKALGDTKSSSIDVTLGVEQEYFLIEKEFWEKRQDLMLGGRAIFGSLPPKGQELNDHYYGTLKEKVEVFMAELDSELWKLGVMAKTKHNEVAPNQFELAIMFASANIAADQNQLSMDIIKKVATRHNLAALLHEKPFSKVNGSGKHCNWSLATDLGENLFDPGDMSKDNLQFLVFTTAVVEAVDKHADILRVATATAGNDLRLGGSEAPPAIISIFLGEPLQNFLENIGKIDTTNSEHLSIELGAYNFPKIPKDISDRNRTSPFAFTGNKFEYRMPGSSASPATPTTMINTIVADVLREYANILEKVEDKKDLNKAIITLIKERYNKHKRIIFNGNGYDEAWVTEAEKRGLPNLSCTVEALPTYIKKETIELFERTGVLSAEELKSIFVVYTERYNKQLHIETSTAIRMARNEIYPAVMKHLSNLSTAIKNIKDVIGTENNELIEGDRKHVIKVLNAKVHLRDSLAELEKEFETVINIKDQYERAKFYHTDIIPRINHLVSWADALELICEKNTWPFPVYEDLLFKL from the coding sequence ACTTCTTCTTTCCCAAATGGTGGACTTCGTTCTACATTTGAAGCTAGAGGATATACAGCGTGGGATTTATCATCTCCTATGTTTTTAAGAGGACCTGAAAAAGCAAAAACTTTATTTATACCAACTGCTTTTGTTGGGTATAACGGAGAAACTCTTGATAAAAAAGTTCCACTTTTAAGATCAATAAACACAATTTCTCATGAAGCTTTAAGACTTAAGAAAGCTTTAGGAGATACTAAATCATCTAGTATTGATGTTACTCTTGGAGTAGAACAGGAATATTTCCTTATTGAAAAGGAATTCTGGGAAAAAAGACAAGATCTTATGCTTGGAGGAAGAGCAATCTTTGGTTCACTTCCACCAAAAGGTCAAGAACTTAATGACCATTATTATGGTACTTTAAAAGAAAAAGTTGAAGTATTTATGGCTGAGCTTGACTCTGAATTATGGAAACTTGGAGTAATGGCTAAAACAAAACATAACGAAGTTGCTCCAAATCAATTTGAATTAGCTATAATGTTTGCTTCTGCTAATATCGCAGCAGATCAAAATCAACTTTCAATGGATATTATAAAAAAAGTTGCTACTAGACATAATTTAGCTGCCCTTTTACATGAAAAACCATTTTCTAAAGTTAATGGATCTGGAAAACATTGTAACTGGTCTTTAGCTACCGATTTAGGTGAAAACTTATTTGATCCTGGAGATATGTCTAAGGATAATCTTCAATTCCTAGTATTTACAACTGCTGTAGTTGAAGCTGTTGATAAACATGCAGATATTTTAAGAGTTGCTACTGCAACTGCAGGAAATGATCTTAGATTAGGTGGATCTGAAGCTCCTCCTGCTATTATCTCTATATTTTTAGGAGAACCTTTACAAAATTTCCTAGAAAATATTGGAAAAATCGATACAACAAACAGTGAACATCTTTCTATTGAATTAGGAGCTTATAATTTCCCTAAAATACCTAAGGATATTTCTGACAGAAATAGAACTTCTCCTTTCGCATTTACTGGAAATAAATTCGAATATAGAATGCCTGGTTCAAGCGCATCTCCAGCAACTCCTACCACTATGATAAATACAATAGTTGCAGATGTTTTAAGAGAATATGCTAATATTTTAGAAAAAGTTGAAGATAAAAAAGATTTAAATAAAGCGATTATAACTTTAATAAAAGAAAGATACAATAAACACAAAAGAATTATCTTCAATGGTAATGGATATGATGAAGCTTGGGTTACAGAAGCTGAAAAAAGAGGTCTACCTAACTTATCTTGTACTGTAGAAGCTCTTCCTACTTATATCAAAAAAGAAACTATTGAACTTTTTGAAAGAACTGGTGTTTTAAGCGCTGAAGAATTAAAATCTATATTCGTAGTTTATACTGAAAGATATAACAAGCAATTACATATAGAAACTTCAACTGCTATTAGAATGGCTAGAAATGAAATTTATCCTGCTGTTATGAAGCATTTAAGTAATCTTTCTACTGCTATTAAAAATATCAAAGATGTAATTGGAACAGAAAATAATGAGTTAATTGAAGGAGATAGAAAACATGTTATTAAAGTTTTAAATGCTAAAGTTCATTTAAGAGACTCTTTAGCTGAACTTGAAAAAGAATTTGAAACTGTAATAAATATAAAAGATCAATATGAAAGAGCTAAATTCTATCATACAGATATAATTCCTAGAATCAATCACCTAGTTAGCTGGGCTGATGCTCTTGAATTAATTTGTGAAAAAAATACTTGGCCTT